In a genomic window of Deinococcus proteolyticus MRP:
- a CDS encoding helix-turn-helix domain-containing protein — MQLDNPGQERRFLLRRKEIGKRVRRIREERGWTQDTLAHISGLNRSYPYRIEEGLVDVRLSTLLKISEALEIDVVALLNDDT; from the coding sequence ATGCAATTGGACAATCCAGGACAGGAAAGGCGGTTTCTACTTCGCCGCAAGGAAATAGGGAAGAGGGTAAGACGAATTCGAGAGGAACGGGGCTGGACTCAGGACACTCTTGCTCATATCAGTGGCCTGAATCGTTCATACCCATATCGCATTGAAGAAGGCTTAGTCGATGTGCGGTTGAGTACCCTACTCAAGATTTCAGAGGCTTTAGAAATTGATGTGGTAGCGCTACTCAACGACGATACTTAA
- the pdxH gene encoding pyridoxamine 5'-phosphate oxidase, with the protein MQHSISHPEGWQADPLDQFQIWFAAMIDAGQPEPYTMQLATADVAGLPSVRTIYLRGDPSQGLTFYTNMHSQKARELDENPQAEAVFYWPQLAQQVRAAGRVTRVSPEQADRAFHQQPHEIQVAAHVNLQQSQPVDLEGLESRLAEMAVKFPAGETVPRPKYWGGFRLEVNRWEFWQGRANGLHDRFAYVLGREGWVIHRLTP; encoded by the coding sequence ATGCAGCACTCCATTTCTCATCCGGAAGGCTGGCAAGCCGATCCCCTAGACCAGTTCCAGATATGGTTTGCGGCCATGATCGACGCCGGGCAGCCCGAGCCTTACACCATGCAGTTGGCGACGGCAGACGTAGCAGGTCTACCCAGCGTCCGCACCATCTATTTGCGGGGAGACCCCAGCCAGGGCCTGACCTTTTACACGAACATGCATTCACAGAAAGCGCGGGAACTGGACGAGAATCCCCAGGCCGAGGCGGTGTTTTACTGGCCTCAGCTCGCTCAGCAGGTTCGGGCTGCGGGGAGGGTCACACGGGTGAGTCCAGAACAGGCTGATCGGGCCTTCCACCAGCAGCCGCATGAGATTCAGGTCGCCGCCCACGTCAACCTTCAGCAGAGCCAGCCGGTGGACCTGGAGGGGCTGGAGAGCAGATTGGCTGAGATGGCAGTGAAATTCCCTGCTGGGGAGACTGTTCCCAGACCCAAATACTGGGGAGGCTTCCGGTTGGAAGTGAACCGCTGGGAGTTCTGGCAAGGGCGGGCGAATGGGCTGCATGACCGCTTTGCCTATGTTCTTGGCCGGGAGGGTTGGGTCATTCACCGCTTAACACCTTGA
- a CDS encoding recombinase family protein — protein sequence MGQRAAIYCRVSTGDQSCDRQERDLRAFAERGGYEIMGVFKETASGSKDQRAQRGKVVALARDRHIQVVLVTELTRWGRSTTDLLHSLRELEACGVSVIAQTGLQFDLSSPQGKLFASLMAALAEFERDLLRERVKSGIAAARERGVQFGRQPGQRVKAERYTVRVLRLRAEGRSYREIARELRLSKNTVMDIVKRASPSAPGEDEAA from the coding sequence ATGGGACAGCGCGCCGCCATCTACTGCCGGGTCTCCACGGGGGACCAATCCTGTGACCGCCAGGAACGGGACCTGCGGGCGTTTGCCGAGCGCGGCGGGTACGAGATCATGGGCGTGTTCAAGGAGACGGCTTCCGGCAGCAAGGACCAGCGGGCTCAGCGGGGTAAGGTGGTCGCGCTGGCGCGCGACCGTCACATCCAGGTGGTGCTCGTCACTGAGCTGACACGCTGGGGGCGCTCTACGACCGACCTGCTGCACAGCCTGCGGGAGCTGGAAGCGTGCGGCGTCTCGGTGATCGCGCAGACGGGCTTGCAGTTCGACCTCTCTTCCCCGCAGGGCAAACTGTTTGCTTCGCTGATGGCGGCCCTGGCGGAATTCGAGCGGGACCTGCTGCGGGAACGGGTGAAATCGGGGATCGCGGCGGCGCGGGAGCGCGGCGTGCAATTCGGTCGTCAGCCGGGGCAACGGGTCAAAGCCGAACGGTACACCGTGCGAGTGCTGCGGCTGCGCGCTGAGGGGCGGTCGTATCGGGAGATCGCCCGTGAACTGCGCCTGAGCAAGAACACCGTTATGGACATTGTGAAACGCGCTTCCCCGTCAGCGCCCGGGGAGGACGAGGCGGCTTAG
- a CDS encoding RrF2 family transcriptional regulator has protein sequence MKLSQGVEWCLHAVVLLGQLPQGTVLPRTLMAQHHGLPDDYLAKYLKQLVRAGVLMASTGPRGGYRLARPAERITAWEVIEAIEGGQSFFHCQEIRQCGTGAARPAECTEPCAIHQMMHSAFLTWKDQLSQTTVADLVQQVPEHVRERNRQGLLNA, from the coding sequence ATGAAGCTCTCGCAGGGGGTCGAATGGTGTCTGCACGCCGTGGTGCTGCTTGGTCAGCTTCCGCAGGGCACCGTTCTTCCACGCACACTCATGGCACAGCATCATGGCCTCCCCGATGATTACCTGGCGAAGTATCTGAAGCAGTTGGTGAGGGCGGGCGTGCTGATGGCCTCAACGGGACCGCGAGGGGGATACCGACTGGCGCGGCCAGCCGAACGCATTACAGCCTGGGAAGTCATCGAGGCCATCGAGGGAGGCCAGTCCTTCTTTCACTGCCAGGAAATTCGGCAATGCGGTACTGGAGCGGCCCGCCCCGCGGAATGTACCGAACCCTGCGCCATCCACCAAATGATGCACTCGGCGTTTTTGACCTGGAAAGATCAGTTGTCGCAGACCACGGTAGCTGATCTCGTGCAGCAGGTTCCCGAGCATGTGCGTGAACGGAACCGACAGGGTTTACTGAACGCCTGA
- a CDS encoding DNA/RNA non-specific endonuclease — MKRTLTSLTLPLLLAACSAPPTEQAVTTSTTTTETVTITPAPGTTTDPASTSTDQAAAPATEDGCLKLAYPLPISYKGDPLNTLCNGYYTAGYSELDQLTRVTAEQLTPNMLEGNTSRTDDFREDDRLHSTLRPTLNDYAGSGYDRGHLAPAADFKFSPTAMSQSFLLSNVAPQNPELNQGPWAGLESATRACARETAEPGGLTVLTGTLGDTGKLKDDQVTIPAAFFKLWYSKEKNDYRLWVLPNTSLPKMSGAEYRKYEVPLHQFREFWSDFPGAPTQLAEQQYGTLCPGVMPLKQ; from the coding sequence ATGAAACGGACGCTGACCTCCCTCACCCTACCCCTCCTCCTCGCCGCCTGCTCTGCCCCTCCCACCGAACAGGCCGTCACCACCAGCACCACCACCACCGAAACCGTCACCATCACCCCAGCCCCAGGCACCACCACAGACCCGGCCAGCACCAGCACAGACCAAGCCGCCGCCCCCGCCACCGAGGACGGCTGCCTCAAGCTCGCCTACCCCCTTCCCATCAGCTACAAGGGCGACCCCCTGAACACCCTGTGCAACGGCTACTACACCGCCGGCTACTCCGAACTCGACCAGCTCACCCGCGTCACCGCCGAACAACTTACCCCCAACATGCTCGAAGGCAACACCTCACGCACCGACGACTTCCGCGAAGACGACCGCCTCCACTCCACACTTCGCCCCACCCTCAACGACTACGCCGGCTCCGGATACGACCGCGGCCACCTCGCCCCCGCCGCCGACTTCAAATTCTCCCCCACCGCCATGAGCCAGTCCTTCCTGCTCAGCAACGTCGCCCCCCAGAACCCGGAACTCAATCAGGGCCCCTGGGCCGGTCTGGAAAGCGCCACCCGCGCCTGCGCCAGGGAAACGGCAGAACCGGGCGGCCTCACCGTCCTCACCGGCACCCTGGGCGACACCGGCAAACTGAAAGACGACCAGGTCACCATCCCGGCCGCCTTCTTCAAGCTCTGGTACTCGAAAGAAAAGAACGACTACCGCCTCTGGGTCCTCCCCAACACCAGCCTCCCCAAAATGAGCGGCGCCGAATACCGCAAATACGAAGTGCCCCTCCATCAGTTCCGCGAGTTCTGGAGCGACTTCCCTGGTGCGCCGACCCAGCTCGCTGAACAGCAGTACGGCACCCTCTGCCCCGGCGTCATGCCCCTCAAGCAATGA
- a CDS encoding IS630 family transposase (programmed frameshift) produces MRCSTLGIVEWQPNQYSRAQLEERRLAATEWLQQGSHTHREIAAHFGVSVLTVTSWSARLRTKGSLQATVSSGRPARLTESQHDQLRTLLREGALQHGFPDETWTTKRVAELIGRHFEVWYHHDHVRKILRKLGFSPQMPDGRAAERSELRIASWREQVLPELEKKVAEGATIIYLDEVGFSLKGVRRRTWSPRGVTPLVTLRANWEKLSTIGAITSDGRFFQHTTSGAIRSGEVIRFFGHILRQVQGNVVVVLDNARIHHAKVTQAFVASHERLSPVFLPPYAPELNPIELVWAYVKRNVLGNFCAHSIRALKKRLVTAWQRVRYIHLPRQLMDANLRRYQ; encoded by the exons ATGCGCTGCTCAACTCTAGGGATTGTGGAATGGCAACCGAACCAATATTCTCGTGCCCAACTTGAGGAGCGGCGTCTGGCTGCTACCGAGTGGCTGCAGCAAGGCAGCCACACACACCGCGAAATCGCTGCTCACTTCGGCGTCTCCGTGCTCACGGTGACTTCTTGGAGTGCTCGGCTCAGAACGAAGGGAAGCTTGCAAGCGACGGTCAGCTCTGGTCGTCCTGCTCGGCTGACTGAGTCTCAGCACGACCAGCTTCGCACCCTCCTGCGGGAGGGTGCTCTGCAGCATGGGTTTCCTGACGAAACTTGGACGACAAAACGTGTGGCAGAGCTGATCGGGCGGCACTTCGAGGTGTGGTACCACCATGATCACGTCCGTAAAATCCTACGAAAGTTGGGGTTCAGCCCACAGATGCCAGATGGGCGGGCTGCTGAGCGGAGCGAACTTCGGATTGCATCCTGGCGGGAACAGGTGCTCCCGGAGTTGGAA AAAAAGGTCGCTGAGGGAGCCACAATCATCTATCTGGATGAGGTCGGATTCTCGTTGAAAGGCGTGCGAAGGCGAACGTGGTCCCCCAGGGGCGTGACGCCCCTGGTCACGCTCAGAGCGAACTGGGAGAAGCTTTCGACGATTGGGGCGATCACTTCAGATGGACGATTCTTCCAGCACACAACATCCGGAGCGATCCGCAGTGGAGAGGTCATCCGATTCTTTGGGCACATCCTGCGCCAAGTTCAGGGGAACGTCGTCGTGGTGCTGGATAACGCGAGAATTCATCACGCGAAAGTAACTCAGGCGTTCGTGGCAAGCCACGAACGCCTCTCCCCGGTCTTCCTACCACCCTACGCACCAGAACTGAATCCCATCGAACTGGTGTGGGCCTACGTCAAGCGCAATGTGTTGGGGAACTTTTGTGCCCACTCCATCAGAGCGCTGAAAAAGAGGCTTGTCACCGCCTGGCAGCGGGTCCGCTATATTCACCTGCCCCGTCAGCTTATGGACGCCAACTTACGCCGCTATCAATAA
- a CDS encoding helicase-related protein yields MTHPHPDFPAEEARLGSTIQAMIRRIRILEDRERHGGADEHTSLVMADDAEERAAVLSPHVHSPYFGRMTVRIRGKERTLYIGKHAFGNPKYGVTSWRSDVGGLFYTDQLQWQAAGNTGTVLHKRQLDVQNKRLLDITDLYTGENKGEQAQQEGSSEGAGRRKVLLKRLSEHATAGMRDVVETLQPAQYDAMTADPQRFQIVQGSAGAGKTTVGFHRLAWLCAPDRPESVRAAPDRILALMPNDILAAYASRVLPGLEL; encoded by the coding sequence ATGACCCACCCCCACCCCGACTTCCCCGCCGAAGAAGCACGCCTGGGCAGCACCATTCAGGCCATGATCCGCCGCATCCGAATTCTTGAGGATAGAGAGCGCCACGGCGGAGCCGACGAACACACCTCCCTCGTCATGGCCGACGACGCCGAGGAACGCGCCGCCGTCCTGAGTCCCCACGTCCACTCCCCCTACTTCGGACGCATGACCGTCCGCATCCGGGGCAAGGAAAGAACCCTCTACATCGGCAAACATGCCTTCGGCAACCCAAAGTACGGTGTCACCTCCTGGCGCAGCGACGTCGGCGGCCTCTTCTACACCGACCAGCTCCAGTGGCAGGCCGCCGGCAATACCGGCACGGTCCTCCACAAGCGCCAGCTTGACGTGCAGAACAAACGCCTGCTGGACATCACCGACCTCTACACCGGGGAGAACAAAGGAGAACAGGCCCAGCAAGAAGGCAGCTCAGAGGGGGCTGGCCGGCGCAAGGTCCTCCTGAAACGCCTCTCCGAACACGCCACTGCTGGGATGAGGGATGTCGTTGAAACCCTCCAACCGGCTCAATATGACGCCATGACCGCCGACCCGCAGCGCTTCCAGATCGTCCAGGGCAGCGCCGGTGCCGGGAAAACCACCGTCGGCTTCCACCGCCTCGCCTGGCTCTGTGCCCCGGACCGCCCGGAAAGTGTACGGGCTGCCCCAGACCGCATCCTCGCCCTGATGCCCAACGACATCCTCGCTGCGTATGCCTCCCGTGTCCTGCCCGGCCTGGAACTCTAG
- a CDS encoding M14 family metallopeptidase, with protein sequence MTPQREDAAAASEQAGSWTWQGRTETAIVRHLLRKNISQPPRRLRVWISEGATARLRLQQELQERWPACDIEVLSCYKPLVSRLVGQLPTWESRAPQTVDLQYPVLEDAHPERFLLEAYPLAGWLRNKGAVFTSQPLPMDEPLYCLTVDGSVTEIPVPVRAATSVTGERVQRMTGRLVVDDQVLDFPTASEQLWEAYLGWLAEHEWPEAAPYFSALQVTARFPFERESLNYRHEALDLGEALSEEFYFGTQEFFLTRAAVPGQRMLQTGQIVPLVTSDDEVILEITLRDAQTSPIQACTELPALASLERPLSSDEIVGWQTVLARGQETETRSVQGRVVMTFGQTDGSGSGMLVTAGQHANESTGVVAALRALDEIGDRSLLTVIPQENPDGYALFEFLREAQHPEHMHHAARYTALGDDLEYRQFSPWYEKGGRREAMQCHGPQVHVNLHGYPAHEWTRPMNGYIPRGFEAWTLPKGFFLILRAQPEAQRLAEDLADYVTVRLSENEALMTFNRDQCEVFAAHSSERPYRMLHGTPCTFSERANLSCQIELITEFPDETVTGPDFLLGQQVQFAVIEAALSWLQTRQRMS encoded by the coding sequence ATGACCCCACAGAGAGAGGATGCCGCTGCCGCTTCGGAACAGGCCGGCAGCTGGACATGGCAAGGACGAACGGAGACGGCCATCGTCCGTCACCTGTTGCGTAAGAACATTTCCCAGCCCCCACGCCGCTTGCGTGTCTGGATCTCTGAGGGAGCTACCGCACGTCTGAGACTGCAGCAAGAGCTGCAGGAGCGCTGGCCTGCTTGCGATATCGAGGTCCTCAGCTGCTACAAGCCTCTGGTCAGTAGGCTGGTTGGCCAGCTTCCTACCTGGGAGAGTCGGGCACCGCAAACGGTCGATCTTCAGTATCCCGTATTGGAGGACGCTCACCCGGAGCGGTTCTTGCTGGAAGCCTATCCCCTGGCCGGATGGCTCCGTAATAAGGGCGCGGTATTCACCAGCCAACCCCTACCGATGGATGAACCGCTCTACTGCCTGACGGTGGACGGTTCGGTGACCGAAATTCCTGTTCCCGTACGTGCGGCGACGTCCGTCACAGGGGAACGTGTACAGAGGATGACCGGGCGGCTGGTTGTCGACGACCAGGTTCTGGATTTCCCGACTGCTTCCGAGCAGCTGTGGGAGGCGTATCTCGGTTGGCTTGCCGAGCACGAGTGGCCCGAGGCTGCCCCCTATTTCAGTGCCCTTCAGGTGACCGCTCGCTTCCCTTTCGAGCGTGAATCGCTGAACTACAGGCACGAGGCGCTGGATCTCGGCGAAGCGCTGAGTGAGGAGTTTTACTTCGGGACCCAGGAATTTTTCCTGACGCGGGCTGCGGTACCAGGGCAGCGCATGTTGCAGACCGGCCAGATCGTTCCCCTGGTGACGTCAGATGACGAGGTGATTCTTGAAATCACGCTCCGAGATGCACAGACTTCTCCAATTCAAGCCTGCACGGAGTTGCCGGCTCTGGCCAGTCTGGAACGGCCTCTCTCGTCGGATGAGATCGTGGGGTGGCAGACGGTTCTCGCCCGTGGGCAGGAAACAGAGACCAGGAGCGTTCAGGGCCGTGTGGTCATGACGTTCGGTCAAACTGATGGAAGCGGGAGCGGCATGCTGGTCACGGCCGGCCAGCATGCCAACGAATCTACCGGGGTCGTCGCGGCTTTACGTGCCCTGGACGAAATCGGTGACCGGTCCTTACTTACGGTCATCCCGCAGGAGAATCCGGACGGCTACGCCCTGTTCGAGTTTCTCAGAGAGGCCCAGCATCCGGAGCATATGCACCACGCCGCAAGGTACACCGCCCTCGGAGACGACCTGGAGTACCGCCAGTTCTCACCCTGGTATGAGAAGGGTGGAAGGCGGGAAGCCATGCAGTGCCACGGGCCACAGGTCCACGTGAACCTGCACGGCTATCCCGCCCACGAATGGACCCGCCCCATGAACGGCTATATCCCCCGAGGCTTCGAGGCCTGGACACTGCCCAAAGGCTTTTTCCTCATCTTGCGTGCGCAGCCTGAAGCGCAGCGACTTGCCGAGGATCTGGCCGATTACGTGACCGTGCGGCTGTCAGAGAATGAAGCGCTGATGACCTTCAACCGCGATCAATGTGAGGTGTTCGCAGCCCACAGCAGCGAGAGGCCGTACCGGATGCTTCACGGAACACCCTGCACGTTTTCCGAGCGAGCGAACCTGAGCTGCCAGATTGAACTGATTACCGAGTTCCCGGACGAGACGGTGACGGGTCCGGATTTTCTTCTGGGACAACAGGTCCAATTCGCGGTCATCGAAGCTGCCCTGTCGTGGCTTCAGACTCGACAGAGAATGTCGTGA
- a CDS encoding putative UvrD/rep helicase family protein, whose amino-acid sequence MLSFLGLEKMQVTDRTLTLLLADQNNARRASAWKRAKALGRASIYDLIHEHVRQELWERLHKVAEPSFDVPGRGSTGPIPRADLWELIEGALSQPGATERFEAGLRELILRRTNASEADLRPLEKDISRVVTSLFGRMLPVSETRRLLGNEALLERAKVAEPLRRTLLSDPLSAIPLPKGSSVDVTELPAILALRCILHGLGERWDHILLDEAQDFQPLLYRLLAQATRPGQLTALGDLSQGLAGYKGPANWEEVQQALGGADVSFLPMTYRSTAPISEASARIAATYSKVIHSEHIGREGDPVQLLEGELDTVAGHVQALQDAGYANIALVTRRTIDAQRLPDALAPFDLDVQAITEPQHRYKGGLVSIPVQYAKGLEFDGCVVMDADPQSYDPGTEYDSRLLYVAASRGLHHLAFYSGGGFHPLVQGA is encoded by the coding sequence ATGCTCTCCTTCCTGGGCCTGGAAAAGATGCAGGTCACCGACCGCACCCTCACCCTGCTGCTGGCCGACCAGAACAACGCCCGCCGCGCTAGCGCCTGGAAACGCGCCAAAGCCCTGGGCCGGGCCAGCATCTACGACCTCATCCACGAGCATGTCCGCCAGGAACTCTGGGAAAGACTGCACAAGGTGGCCGAGCCGAGCTTCGACGTGCCAGGAAGGGGAAGCACCGGCCCCATCCCCAGGGCCGACCTCTGGGAGCTGATTGAGGGCGCCCTGAGCCAGCCAGGGGCTACAGAACGCTTCGAAGCGGGTCTAAGGGAACTCATCCTGCGCCGCACCAATGCCAGCGAAGCCGACCTGCGCCCCCTCGAAAAAGACATCTCCAGGGTCGTCACGTCCCTCTTCGGACGAATGCTCCCCGTCAGCGAGACGCGCCGGCTGCTGGGCAACGAGGCCCTGCTTGAACGGGCCAAAGTAGCAGAACCCTTACGCCGTACCCTCCTCAGCGACCCCCTCAGCGCCATTCCCCTCCCCAAAGGCTCCTCGGTGGACGTCACCGAACTCCCGGCCATCCTCGCGCTGCGCTGCATCCTGCACGGCCTGGGGGAACGCTGGGACCACATCCTCTTAGACGAGGCCCAGGACTTCCAACCGCTGCTGTACCGCCTGCTCGCCCAGGCCACCCGCCCCGGCCAGCTCACCGCCCTGGGGGACCTCTCACAGGGCCTCGCCGGCTACAAAGGCCCGGCCAACTGGGAAGAGGTGCAACAAGCACTGGGAGGGGCAGACGTGAGCTTCCTGCCCATGACCTACCGCTCGACTGCGCCCATTTCAGAAGCCAGCGCTAGAATCGCGGCCACCTACTCGAAGGTGATTCATAGCGAGCACATCGGACGTGAGGGCGACCCGGTGCAGCTTCTGGAAGGGGAGCTGGACACCGTAGCTGGGCACGTTCAGGCACTGCAGGACGCCGGATATGCCAACATCGCCCTGGTCACCCGCAGGACGATTGACGCCCAGCGGCTGCCTGACGCCCTGGCCCCCTTCGACCTGGACGTGCAAGCGATTACCGAACCGCAGCACCGCTATAAAGGTGGGCTGGTCAGCATTCCGGTTCAGTATGCGAAAGGTCTGGAGTTCGACGGGTGTGTGGTGATGGACGCCGACCCGCAGAGTTATGACCCCGGCACGGAGTACGACTCGCGGCTGCTGTATGTAGCGGCCAGCCGGGGACTGCACCATCTGGCGTTTTACAGCGGGGGCGGGTTTCACCCGCTGGTGCAGGGGGCATGA
- a CDS encoding ABC transporter substrate-binding protein, whose protein sequence is MTPRTGISLTLLLLLSACAAPQEATSSATTGAASSSAASAAATSAGTTNASGSAAAPAATSGSQAGSDTLVLMEAADIPTLDPGAVFDGVSSRLVQNTYETLVAYPAGSLTDYEPLLAESWTVSDDGKQYRFKLRPEVKFHSGNPFSCADVEYTFERNLVTNLPSSGAWYISEPLLGTRDNAEADPSITWERIDKAVECEGNELVLNLARPEPYLLARLTYPGQAIVDKQYAASLGEWDGTEATWKDWVGKDLSESALNGKYSGTGPYRIVNSENDTLTFASFADYWGGEPAIKNVVRRKVPEQASRIEALLKGDTDIAEVGSREVIETQLANQPGIQVVDDLPNLVSYALAMNQDTSKSQNTGSGTWGDGVPANFFADRDMRLCFTKAFDYDTYIEQIFLGKAERRNTLMPPQLAGYDQNLANPSLNLDEATEHCKAAHGGEAWEKGFTLNVAYREGTPQIQAAVEILKNNIEAMNPKFKVNPVEKQWSELISAANIEPMAYASWGSGYADPDNYFRPFYHSQGYHGLKSHMNDKQLDQWIDEARLVTGTNPEQAAALYGQVAKRAADEGYYIVLPIGVGIQAYRDNLQGVGANDYNVISGLFWKRLSKGGTQ, encoded by the coding sequence ATGACCCCACGTACCGGAATCTCGCTGACCCTTCTTCTCCTATTGTCGGCCTGCGCCGCACCGCAGGAGGCCACGTCCTCCGCGACCACTGGAGCCGCGAGCAGCAGTGCTGCTTCCGCAGCGGCCACGTCTGCTGGAACCACCAACGCCTCAGGAAGTGCTGCCGCGCCGGCTGCAACTTCCGGTTCTCAAGCTGGCAGCGACACTCTGGTACTTATGGAGGCGGCAGATATTCCGACGCTCGACCCTGGGGCCGTGTTCGACGGTGTCAGCAGCCGTCTGGTTCAGAACACCTATGAAACGCTGGTCGCTTACCCTGCCGGTTCACTGACCGATTACGAGCCGCTTTTGGCGGAAAGCTGGACCGTATCAGACGACGGCAAACAGTACCGCTTCAAGCTGCGCCCCGAGGTCAAGTTCCATTCGGGAAATCCTTTCAGCTGCGCTGACGTGGAATACACCTTCGAACGCAACCTGGTCACCAACTTGCCGAGCAGCGGCGCTTGGTACATCTCCGAGCCGCTGCTGGGGACCCGTGACAATGCCGAGGCGGATCCCTCCATCACCTGGGAACGCATCGACAAGGCGGTGGAATGTGAAGGGAACGAGCTGGTTCTCAACCTGGCCCGACCTGAGCCGTATCTGCTGGCCCGCCTGACCTATCCGGGCCAGGCCATCGTAGACAAGCAGTATGCGGCCAGCCTGGGTGAATGGGACGGGACGGAGGCGACTTGGAAAGACTGGGTGGGTAAGGATCTCTCAGAGAGTGCCCTCAATGGAAAGTACAGCGGCACCGGACCCTACCGCATCGTGAACTCGGAAAACGACACCCTGACCTTCGCATCGTTCGCGGATTACTGGGGCGGCGAGCCTGCCATCAAAAACGTCGTGCGCCGCAAGGTGCCCGAACAGGCCAGCCGTATCGAAGCTCTGCTCAAAGGTGATACCGACATCGCCGAAGTGGGATCGCGCGAAGTCATCGAAACGCAGCTGGCCAATCAACCTGGAATTCAGGTGGTAGACGACCTGCCGAATCTGGTGTCCTACGCACTGGCGATGAATCAGGACACTTCAAAGAGCCAGAACACGGGCAGCGGCACCTGGGGGGACGGCGTACCGGCCAATTTCTTCGCCGACCGCGATATGCGGCTGTGCTTTACCAAAGCGTTCGATTACGACACCTATATTGAGCAGATTTTCCTGGGTAAAGCGGAGCGCCGCAATACCTTGATGCCTCCGCAACTGGCTGGGTATGACCAGAATCTGGCCAACCCGAGTCTCAATCTGGATGAGGCCACCGAGCACTGTAAAGCTGCTCACGGCGGTGAAGCGTGGGAAAAAGGCTTTACTCTGAACGTGGCCTACCGTGAAGGCACGCCCCAGATTCAGGCTGCCGTCGAGATTCTCAAGAACAACATCGAGGCCATGAATCCCAAGTTCAAGGTCAACCCGGTAGAGAAGCAGTGGAGCGAGTTGATCAGCGCTGCCAATATCGAACCTATGGCTTACGCGAGCTGGGGCTCAGGTTATGCCGACCCAGACAACTATTTCCGCCCCTTCTACCACAGCCAGGGCTACCACGGCCTCAAGAGCCATATGAACGACAAGCAGCTCGACCAGTGGATCGATGAAGCGCGCCTGGTGACGGGCACGAACCCTGAACAGGCCGCAGCCCTCTACGGTCAGGTGGCGAAGCGTGCCGCCGACGAAGGGTACTACATCGTGCTGCCTATCGGCGTAGGGATCCAAGCTTACCGTGACAACCTTCAGGGCGTCGGCGCCAATGACTACAACGTGATTTCCGGTCTGTTCTGGAAGCGGCTGAGCAAAGGAGGCACGCAGTAA
- a CDS encoding SDR family oxidoreductase, translating to MDKRSTIALITGAGGGIGSAIVRRLSRDHLVALHYGADLESTQALQRDIEQSGGQAFLFHTDLSRPDAGTEFWAAYEHAANAAQVADLPISVLVNTAGIARRGEIEHLSDEDFDRQHQVNTRAPYMILKHGLGRLSDGGRVVNISSSVTHIAYPDLVAYAMSKAAIDALTHTLAQQLGPRGITVNAVAPGVVDTNINADWLKNNPEAQQYVGSQAALGRVAQPEDIADVVAFLASDSARWITGQVIVATGGAHL from the coding sequence ATGGATAAGCGTTCTACCATCGCCCTCATCACCGGAGCAGGCGGCGGCATCGGCTCTGCCATCGTCCGGCGCCTCAGCCGTGACCACCTGGTCGCTCTGCACTACGGGGCGGATCTGGAAAGCACCCAGGCCCTCCAGCGGGACATCGAGCAGTCAGGCGGCCAGGCGTTCCTGTTTCACACCGACCTGTCCCGGCCTGATGCGGGCACCGAGTTCTGGGCGGCTTACGAGCACGCAGCTAACGCGGCCCAGGTGGCGGACCTTCCCATCTCCGTCCTGGTCAACACGGCGGGCATCGCCCGCCGTGGCGAGATCGAACACCTCAGTGACGAGGATTTCGACCGCCAGCATCAGGTGAACACCCGCGCGCCCTACATGATCCTGAAGCACGGCCTGGGCCGCCTGAGTGACGGTGGGCGCGTCGTCAACATCTCTTCCAGCGTGACCCACATCGCCTACCCGGACCTGGTGGCCTACGCCATGAGCAAGGCCGCTATCGACGCACTGACCCACACCCTGGCCCAGCAACTCGGCCCGCGAGGCATCACGGTCAACGCCGTCGCTCCCGGCGTGGTGGACACCAACATCAACGCCGACTGGCTGAAGAACAATCCCGAAGCCCAGCAGTACGTGGGCAGTCAGGCCGCGCTGGGCCGGGTCGCCCAGCCAGAGGACATCGCGGATGTGGTCGCGTTCCTGGCTTCGGACAGCGCCCGTTGGATCACAGGGCAGGTCATTGTCGCCACCGGCGGCGCACACCTGTAA